The segment CGAGGCTGGTGATCGTGAACATCCACGTTTGCCGCAATTCCGGGATCGCGCTCATCTCGGCGACCGCCGCGGGCGCGTTCGCTGGCGAGCGGAAGAAGCGCGCCGTGTTCGACGCGTTCCACAGCGTCGCGTTCACCAGCGCGCCATTCACGCCCAGCATCGCGTGGTCGGTGTAGACCGGCAGGTTGATCCAGAAATCCGCGTCGAGGAACAGCGGCGTGGCGAGGAAACTCTTGCGGTCCTCGTCGCGCGTCGAGGTGTTGCTGAAATCCTTCGTCTGCTGCTCGGCGAAGATCGGGTCGAACCGCTGCGGCAGCGGCGAATCGTAGAACCACACCGGATCGTAGTAGCGGCCGGACTCCAGCACGTAGATCGGATGCCCGTCGAACGGCGACTTGCCCGTCACGAGCGACGGCAGGTAGCCGGTCATCCGCAGCCGGAGCTGGTTCAGCCCGACGAGGAAGATACTCTTCGTGGCGAAACCGCGCCGTTCGAGCGCGGAGATGACCGCCTTCACCAGCGGCACCGGCGTGGCCATGCCCGGACCCGAGTCGGTGTAGATCTTGAGTCCGACTCTGCCCTTGGGACCCGGCACGAGCTTGCGGCCCGTGGAGTGCTCGAAGGCGGAGATCAACGCCTCGACTTCGCGCGCATACGTCGGCTCGTCAAATGCCGGTAAACGTGCCTGCCACACCGGCGCCCCGGCCGCGGGCGCCGGCGTCGGTGCCGGTTGAGCCCGGCTTGCGACGCCGGCGGCAAGCAGCGCAAGGACAGCCATTAGCTGGGAGAGGGAAAGGCGCATAGGTGAGTGAGTAGCCGGGGAACCTCGAAAGTTTCCTCCGCAAGGCGCGAAACTTGACAGCCCCTCCGGCGGGTTGAAAGTGCATTCTTCGCCAGCCGCCCGCCGCGTCACGATCTTCGCATTTCGCGCTTGCCGGGGCGTCGTTTGCCGACGCCCCGAAGGCGTCGACAACCGGCCTCCGCCAAATACAGGAGAACCGTGACCGCAGCGCGCGCCGCCCTTCATGCCCGTCATCAAACCCTCCTGCGTTCGCGACTTGAAGTTGCGCATCAATCTCGCGGACGTCGTGTCCCGCGTCGTCGCGCTGCGCAAAGCCGGCGGTACCCGGCTCAAGGGGCTGTGTCCCTTC is part of the Opitutus terrae PB90-1 genome and harbors:
- a CDS encoding DUF362 domain-containing protein translates to MAVLALLAAGVASRAQPAPTPAPAAGAPVWQARLPAFDEPTYAREVEALISAFEHSTGRKLVPGPKGRVGLKIYTDSGPGMATPVPLVKAVISALERRGFATKSIFLVGLNQLRLRMTGYLPSLVTGKSPFDGHPIYVLESGRYYDPVWFYDSPLPQRFDPIFAEQQTKDFSNTSTRDEDRKSFLATPLFLDADFWINLPVYTDHAMLGVNGALVNATLWNASNTARFFRSPANAPAAVAEMSAIPELRQTWMFTITSLEHYQFIGGPFFNSLYSASEPLLWLSTDPVLLDAMARARIDALRKRNGFEPISEEIRTLEFAETLGVGSTKIKQAKIIDVGA